The window CCTTCCAGGCGTCGCCGCGCCGGTAGATCTCCAGCGCGATGACGATGGACTCGGCGGCCAGCCCGGTCAGCTCGAACTCGACCAGCGGCGCACCGCCCGCGTCGTGCAGCCGGGCGACCGGCGCTGCGATTCCGCCGAACCGGGATCCGCTGTCGGCCAGGGTCAGCACGGTGCGGACCTGGGTGATGTCGGACGGGACCGCGGCCGGGTCGACGGTGATCCGCCAGCTGCCGGCGACCTGCTCGCACCGCACACCGGGACCGTCGGGTTGGTTGTAGAAGACGAAATCCGCGTCACTGCGCACCTTTCCGGCGTCGGTGACCAGCAAGGCGAACAGGTCGGCCGGGGCGGCGCACTGCACGGTGACCGACACCCGACCCTCGGGCAGCGGTGCGTTCTGGCCCTTGGACAGGGTCGTCATGCTCGTCCTTCTCGCCGGTGACAACTCGGGCGGTGCGGTTGCCGTCGACGCTAATGGACGCCCGGTCCGTGTGCGGGGGTTCGCGCGCGACGGCTCGGGTCGCCTCGCCTCGTCCGGCCCGTCACAGCCCGGCGCCTCGCAGTCCCGCCCTCGCGGGCCGGCACCTCGCGGCCCGGCCTCGCACTGCCGGTCCGAGCTGCCGGTCCCGGCCGCCGTGTCTATGGTCGGATCATGGAATTCCGCTACCTCGGCCGGTCCGGACTGAAGATCTCGGCGATCACCTACGGCAACTGGATCACCCACGGCTCGCAGGTGGAGGCCGACGTGGCCACCGCCTGCGTGAAGGCCGCGCTGGACGCCGGCATCAGCAGCTTCGACACCGCCGACGTCTACGCGAACGGCGCTGCCGAGGAGGTCCTCGGCCGGGCGCTGGCCGGTGAGCGGCGGGAGTCGCTGGAGATCTTCACCAAGGTCTACTGGCCGGTGGGACCCAAGGGGCACAACGACACCGGGCTGAGCCGCAAGCACATCATGGAGGGGATCGACGGTTCGCTGCGCCGGCTCGGACTCGACCACGTCGATCTCTACCAGGCGCACCGCTACGACGTGGAGACGCCGCTGGAGGAGACGATCCGGGCGTTCGCGGACGTGGTCCGGGCGGGCAAGGCGCTCTACATCGGGGTCTCCGAATGGACCGCCGACCAGCTGCGCGCCGGGCAGCACCTGGCGAAGGAGGCCGGGATCAGCCTGATCTCCAACCAGCCGCAGTACTCGGCGCTGTGGCGGGTGATCGAGGAGAAGGTCATCCCGACGTCGCAGGAGCTCGGGATCAGCCAGATCGTCTTCTCCCCGGTGGCGCAGGGTGTGCTGTCCGGCAAGTACCTGCCGGGTGCCGCGCTGCCGGCCGGCTCGCGGGCGACGGACAGCAAGGGCGGGGCGAACTTCATCCGCGACCATCTGAACGACGAGAAGATGACCGCGGTGCAGCGGCTGGTGCCGATCGCCGAGGAGGCCGGCCTGACCCTGCCGCAGCTCGCGGTGGCCTGGGTGCTGCAGAACTCCAACGTCGCCTCGGCGATCATCGGGGCGTCCCGGCCGGAGCAGGTGGCGGAGAACGTGAAGGCCGTCGGCGTCAACCTCTCCCTCGACACCCTCACCGCCATCGACGACCTCCTCGAGGACGTGGCCGTCCGCGACCACACCCGCACCGCCGCCGACGCCCCGCACACCCGCCCCGCCTGATCCGCAGACGTTCCAGCTGGAACGCCTCCGATTGGTGATCCGGGACCGTTTCCCGCGTGTCAGACGGGAAACGGTCCCGGATTGGCGGCGGGGGAACGTTCCAGCTGGAACATGCCGGTGCCAGACGGGAAACGGTCCCCGATCAGTGGCGTGGGCGTTCCAGCTGGAACATGCCCGGGTGGCCGGCCCGAGGGAGTTGGCTTCCCGGTCCCTTCAACGACACTGAGTGTGGTTGTAGGGACACCGATGGCGAGATCCGGTTGCAGGAACCGCTTCCCGGCCCCGCAGCCACATCCACCCGGCCGGCGAACTGCATCCGGCCCCGTCCTCCCATCTGCGCGCGTTCACCCGGCGCACCCACCGACGACCCACAGGATCTGCTGACTTCCCGGTCCCTTCAACGACACTCACTGTCGGCGAACGGACCAGGAATGCGGAACCGCCACCCATCCCTCCTCTTTGCGCAGTTCACCCGGCGCACCCACCGACGACCCACAGGATCTGCTGACTTCCCTTTCCCTTCAACGACACTCACTGTGGCTGAGGGGACCGCGAGTCCGGACCCGCCGCACTGCAACCGCTACCCATCCGCCACCCGGGAATACCACCGCCGCCGACGTTCCAGCTGGAACGTCGGCGGCGGCGCGCACCCAGGGATCGAGCTACTTCACCTCGCGGCGCATGCTGCGGACCACGCCGGCGGTGATGGGCAGCACGACCCAGAGCAGGACCGACACGACGGTCGGGCCGAGGTCGACCCACGGGTTGCCGGAGGAGAGCCGGTCGTAGGTCTGGAAGACGTTGAGCCACTTGGCGTTCTCGCCGAGCAGCTGGTCGGAGAGGATCAGCACCACGGTCGGCGCCATGAAGTAGGTGACGACCGCGACGGCGGTCTGCGCGACGAGGGCACCGAAGCCCAGCGCCATGGTCACCTGCAGCACGGTCAGGATCGCCATCGAGCGGAGACTGTCGCCGAAGCCGGTCATGTCGGCGGTCCCGCCGCTGATCATCGCGTCGATGTAGACGGCGGCGACGGCCAGCCCGATGACCACCACGAACACCGCCATCGCCAGCGCCACCGACGCGACGAACTTCGCCAGCAGCACCCGGCCACGGCGCGGGCTGAGGGTGAAGGTGGTGAGCGCCGTGCGCTGGCTCCACTCGGAGGTGATGCCGAGCAGGCCGATGACCGGGATCAGCATCCCGGCGAACTGCATGACGCCGGAGAACCGCATCCAGGACGACGAGCCGTCGCGGACGACCAGCCAGCCGAGGATGCCGATCACCAGCAGGAAGGTGACGCCGAGAACGGCGACGCCGCTGCGGGTGTCGACCATCTTGCGGAGCTCGACGGTGAGCAGGCGGGAGAAGCGCTGCGGGCGGACGGGGGCGTCCGGCAGCCGGTGCTGGGCGAGCGTGGTGCCCGGCGCGGGGGTGAGGGTGGTCATGACGAGGAATTCCTTCCGGGAAGCGAGGGGGTCGGGATCAGGCGGCGACGGGGACGGCGGCCTGGTCGCCGGTCAGGGTGAAGAACAGGTCCTCCAGCGCGGCCCGGCCCTCGCGGAGCTCCACGATCACCTGGCCGGACGCCAGTGCGACGCGGCCGACCTGCTCCGGTGAACCGTCGACGGCGAGGGTGCCGTCGGGCTGCGGGGTGGCGGTCAACCCGGCACCGGTGAGCGCGGCGAGCAGCCCGGCCGGTTCCAGCCCGCGGACGATCGCCCCCTGCCCGACGAGCAGCTCGTCGAGCGCACCCTGCGCCACGATCCGGCCGTGACCGATCATCACCAGCCGGTCGACGGTGGCCTGCACCTCGCCGAGCAGGTGCGAGGACAGCAGCACCGTGCCGCCGCGGTCGGCGAAGTCGCGGAGCAGCCCGCGCATCCAGCGGATGCCCTCGGGGTCCATGCCGTTGGCCGGTTCGTCCAGTACCAGCAGCGCCGGGTCGCCCATCAGCGCGGTGGCGATGCCGAGCCGCTGCCGCATGCCGAGCGAGTAGTTGCCGACCCGGCGCTTGCCGGCGCCGGACAGGCCGACCAGCTCCAGCATCTCGTCGGCCCGGGTCCGCGGCAGGTCCAGCAGGCTGGCGGCCACCTTCAGGGTCTCCCGGCCGGTGCGGCCCGGGTGCTGCGCGGCGGCGTCCAGCATGACGCCGACGGACCGCCCGGGATTGGGCAGCTCGGTGTAGTGCCGGCCGTCGATGGTCACCGTGCCGGAGGTCGGCGGGGTGAGCCCGGTCAGCATCCGCAGGGTGGTCGACTTGCCGGCGCCGTTCGGCCCGAGGAAGCCGGTGACGGTGCCCGGCCGGCACTCGAAGCTCACGTCGTCGACGGCGGTGTAGTTGCCGTAGCGCTTGGTCAGGTGGGTCGCTGTGATCATGCCGAGGACTCTGCCGATCGACCCCGGGCCAGCACATCCGCCGCCGGTCGCCCTTGCCCTACGACGAAAGTCGTAGGGGTCACCCCCCGGGCAGCGACCTCCGGCCGATCGAACCGCCGCGGTCCCCGCCCTACGCTGGTCGGATGGACGACGCCCGGACCCGCTGGTGGGTCCGCGCCTGGTCGAAGGTCAGCGGACCCCGCGGCCGCGACATCTTCGTCGTCACCGTCTCCGCGATCTCCACCCTGCTGCAGACGCTGGCCCTGCTCGACATCGGGCGGCTCGGCGGCGGCTGGGCGATGGCGGCGGTGATCCTCACCAGCAATGCGATCGCGACCGTCGCCCTCTGGTGGCGGCGCCGGTTCCCGCTGTTGGTGACCTCGGTCGCCGCGGCCACCGCCCTGCTGGGCACCGCGTTCGTCCCGCTCGGACTGGGTCTGATGACGATCGCGGTGCAGCGGCGGGACCGGGTGCTCGTCGTCTACTCGGCGATCGCCGCGCTGGCCTTCTCCACGGACGGGCTGTGGCGCAGCGGTTGGCAGCCGCAGCAGCTGGTCGGCGGGGCGGTCGCGGCCACCATGTGCGCGCTGTTCGGCGCCTATGTCGGTGTCCGGCGGGACCTGCTCGCCTCGCTGCGGGAGCGGGCCGACCGGGCCGAGCGGGAGCGGGAGCTGCGGGCCGAGCAGGCCCGGGTCTCCGAGCGGGCCCGGATCGCCCGGGAGATGCACGACGTGCTGGCGCACAAGGTCTCGCTGATCGCACTGCAGGCCGGTGCCCTCGAGGTGAACCCGGACCGGCCACCGGAGAAGATCGAGGAGACGGCCGGGCTGATCCGGTCCACCGCCCGGGCGACGCTGGAGGACCTTCGCGGCGTGCTGGGTGTGCTCCGGTCGGACGCCGACTCCGACGCCCCGCTCGCCCCGCAGCCGGGCATTGCCGACCTCGAGCAGCTGGTCGGCCAGTCCCGCGCGGCCGGGGTCCAGGTGGACCTCGAACTCGGGCTCGATCCTGCGGAGCTGACGGTCTCGGACACGCTGGGCCGCACGGTCTACCGGGTGGTCCAGGAGGCGCTGACCAACGTGCACAAGCACGCCCGCGGTGCCCGTACGCGCGTGGTGGTCACCCTCGACGGCGACCGGATCCGCATCGAGGTGACCAACGCCCGGCCGGTGGCGTCCGGCAGCCTGCTTCCAGGGTCCGGTGCCGGGCTCACCGGGCTCCGCGAGCGGGTGGAACTGGCCGGCGGCACCCTGGACGCCGGGCCGGCGGGGAACGGTGGCTGGCGGGTCACGGCGCTGCTGCCCGTTCCGGCCGCCGACCGTGCCACCATCAGCGGGTGGCCGTCCGCATCCTGATCGTCGACGACGACGCCCTGGTCCGTGCCGGCCTGACGATGATCGTCGAGTCCGCCGACGACCTCGAGGTGGTCGCCGAGGTCGGCGACGGTGCGGATGCCGTCGGCGCCGTGCAGGCGCACCGTCCCGACCTGGTGCTGATGGACATCCGGATGCCGCGGATGGACGGGCTGGCCGCCACCGCCGCGGTGCGGGCCCTGCCGGATCCGCCGAAGGTCATCGTGCTGACCACCTTCGACCTCGACGACTACGTGTTCCGCGCACTGCAGGCCGGCGCCGCCGGGTTCCTGCTCAAGGACACCCCGCCGAAGGACCTGATCGCCGGGATCCGGGTGGTCGCCGCCGGCGAGGCCATGCTCTCCCCCGGTGTCACCCGCACCCTGATCCAGCACTTCGCCGACGACTCCCGGTCCGACCGGCAGCACGCCGCCGCCGCCCGACTGACCGGCCTCACCGACCGCGAGACCGAGGTGCTGGTGCAGCTCGGCCACGGGATGTCGAACGCCGAGATCGGGCGCACCCTGTTCATGTCCGAGGCCACGGTGAAGACGCACGTGTCCCGGCTGCTGGACAAGGTGCAGGCCGGCAACCGGGTGCAGCTGGCGATCGTCGCGCACGAGGCCGGGCTGCTGGAGAAGTAGGACGGCGGTCTGCACAGGATCGCCGCCCACCGCGTTGGAGGTGATGTGCCGGAGTTCGAGCAGTTCGTCGCGGAGCGGGGCCACGGGTGGCAGCGTTACGCCCGCGCGCTCACCGGCAACGACGTCGCCGCCCAGGACCTGGTGCAGTCCGTGCTGCTCAAGGCCTACCGGCAGTGGCGGCGGATCACCGCGATGGAGTTCCCGGACGCCTACGTCCGGCGGATGCTGACCAGCACCTTCCTGGACGGCAAGCGGCGGCGCAGCGACTCCGAAGTGCTGCTGGCCGAGCTTCCCGAACCGGGTCCGGCTGCGCCCGATCCGGCGATCCGGGTGACCGACCGCGATTCGCTGCGCCGGGCACTGGCCACGCTCAGCGACCGGCAGCGCGCGGTCGTCGTCCTCCGCTACCTCGAGGACCTGCCGGATGCCGAGATCGCCGCCGAGCTCGGCTGTTCCGAGGCGACCGTCCGCAGTCACGCCGCCCAGGGCCGGGCCCGTTTCCGGGACGCGCTGCTGGCTCTCGACCACGACCGCACCGAGGAGTCCCTGTGAGTCCTGTGAACGACGACGAGATCGACCGGCTGCTCCGCACCGCGGTGCTGGATGCGGCCGATGCGGAATCGCCTGTCCCCCGGCCGGTGTCGCTGCTGCCTGTGGTCGACGGCGGGCGGCCGGCGGGTAGGCGACGGCGGGCCTGGTGGCTCGCGCCACTGGGCGTGGCCGCCGCGGTGGCCCTGGCCGTCGGCATCACCATGCTGGTCCGGCCGGCCTCGGCACCGGTCGGCACCTCGGAGCCGCTGTCGGCCTGCGCGCCGGTGCCGTCCCGGGTTCTTCCCGAGTGGGCCCGCGGCGGGTTCTCCGATCCGGAACCCGAGATGCCCTACGTGCTCGGCGATGCCGGCAACATAGTGGCCATCCTCTTCGTCGACCCGATGATCGCGCCGACCCCGGACGGATCCGGGAACAAGATCCTCTGGGTCCCGCACACCGGCGCGACACCCGGTGCGGACCTGCGCATCACCGGCACCCTGGAGGGGGCGGTCGCCGGGTCGGCCGGATCGACGATGTCCGCCGTGGTCGCCGGCGGCCCGGGACCGTCAGGGATCGAGGCGCCGCGAGCCGGATGCTGGCTGCTGCAACTCGCCTGGGGCGACACCACCGACTCCATGGCGCTGCGTTGGTACCCGCCGGACACCCCGGCGAGCCGCTGAAACGGTCAGCCGGGGTGGTGCTCGGACACCGGTAGTTTGACCGCCAGCACCGGGACCGGCGACTCCATCAGCAGTCTCGAGCTGATCGACCCGATGAAGGCCTTGCCGACCCGACTCCGCCGGCGCACCCCGATGACCAGCCGGTCGACGGTGCGGCCGGCGATCTCGTCGAGCACGGCGTCCACCGGATCCCGATCGGCCGGGCCGCTGCGCTCGACCACCGTCGCCCCGGCCGGCACCGTCCGCCGGTCCAGCGGTTTCAGCGCCAGGTTCAGGATCACCAGATCGGTGCCCAGCATCTCCGCCTCCTGCGCAGCGGCCACGAGAGCGGCTGTCCCTTCGGCACTGTCGGGCACCGCAACCAGAACCGACATGTTCCCTCCTCCTGACGTGTGATCGCTGGGGTCAGCTGTGCTTGCTCGAGAACTGCTCCTCGAACTCCTCGAGCGAGAGTCCCCGCGTCTCCGGGACGGTGGTGGCGATGAAGATCAGCGCCAGCACGCCGAGCCCGCAGAAGACGAAGAACGTCGGCGCGATGCCGAGCGCCTCCACGACCGGCGGGAAGCCCAGCGCGACAACGGCATTCGCCAGCCAGAGGGCGAAGACGCAGACACCCATCGCGAAGGAGCGGATCTTCAGCGGGAACATCTCGGCCAGCAGCAGCCAGACCAGCGGTCCGATGGTGCCCTGCATGGAGAAGACGAAACACACGACGAAGACCAGGATGGTGTAGGCCTTCGCGGTGCCGTCCGGTAGCAGGAGTGCCGAGAGCCCCACCAACAGATGGAATGTCGTGGTGAGCGAGAACCCGATCAGCAGCAGCTTCCGCCGGTCGATCTTGTTCATCACGATGATGCCGACGGTAATGCCCAGCACGCTGAACAGGCCGTTGAGGGTGTTCGCGATGATCGCGCCGTTGCTCGAGAACCCGGAGTCCTGCAGGAGTTGCGTGCCGTAGTACATGATCGAGTTGATCCCGGTCAGCTGCTGGAACACGCCCAACCCGATGCCGACCAGCACCAGCCGGCGGATCCACTTCACCCCGAGGTCCGACCAGCCGCCGGTGCGCGCCTCGACCTCCTCCTCGGCCAGCGCGGTCACCTCCGCCATCTCGGCCTCGGCGCGTTCGGGCGAGCGGACCTGGCGGAGCACCTGCAGCGCCTCGTCCGTCCGACCCTGGGAGACCAGCCATCTCGGACTCTCCGGCATCCGCAGCATGCCGATGAACAACACGATCGCCGGCAGCACCGCGACCAGCAACATGTAGCGCCAGACGTCGGTGTTCTCGCCCCAGACGTTGAAGATGACTGCGTTGATCACGAACGCCGCGAACTGGCCGGAGACGATCATGACCTCGTTGCGGGTGACCAGACTGCCGCGCCGCTCGGACGGCGACACCTCCGCCAGGTACACCGGCACCGTCGCCGACGCGCCGCCGACGGCCAGGCCCAGGATGAACCGGAAGACCGCCAGCAGTTCCCAGTTCGGCGAGAGGACGCAGCCGACGGTGCCGAGCACGAAGACGATCGCCAGCAGCAGGATGTTGTGCCGGCGACCGTAGCGGTCGGAGAGCCGGCCACCGATGAGGGCGCCGAACGCGGCACCGACGATGAGGATGCTGACCACGATGCCCTCGGTGGTCGAGGTGAGGGCCAGGTCGGCCTTCATCGGCTCCAGCGCGCCGTTGATGACGCCGGTGTCGTAACCGAAGAGCAGGCCGCCGAAGGTGACGACGACCGCGATCAGGCCGAGCCGTTTGGAGTGGGATCCCTTCACGTCCGGCGGCAGCTCGCCGCCGGCCGTTCTTCGTGCGGCACTGATTCCCTGCGGTCCACTCACGTGCGCGTCCTCCTCGTCGCGGGCACTGCTCGCCGGCAGCGGCGTGACCTGCACCGACGGGCGACTCGCACCGCATCCGCCAGAGGTTGTCACGACAGAATGTCTGAACAAACTCACAGGCAGTATGCCTCACGGTCGGGCAACCGAAACCTGGCCCGTGCGTCCAGGCGGGTTTTCGCTACGGTCGGGTCATGGCGATCCGGGAGGTGCTGCGCGAGCGGGCGCACGCACTCGCGCACGACCTCCTCTTCCCCTCCGCAGCCGCCGTCGACGCTGCCGACCGCCTCCCGGACGAGCACTGGTCGGCCCTGGCCGGGGCCGGTCTGCTGGCCCTGGCCGCGGATTCCGACGACCTTGGTCCGGAGTCGTTCGCACTCGCCGGCGACGTACTGGCGAGCCTGGCCGGCGGCTGCCTGTCGACCGGGTTCCTGTGGATCCAGCACGAGGGCACGGCGATGGCGGTGGCCCGGTCATCGTTACGGGATCGGTACCTGCCGGGGCTCGTCGACGGCTCGGTGCGGTCCGGGATCGCGCTCGGCGGCCTGCGTCCCGGTCCGGACCAACTGCGCGTTCGCGCGGTCGACGGTGGGTTCGTGCTCGACGGCTCGGTGCCCTGGGTGTCCGGCTGGGGCATGCTCGACGTTCTGCAGGTCGCGGCGGTGTGCGGGGACGAGGTCGTCTTCCTGCTCATCGACGCGGTCCCGTCGGACGGGCTGACAGGCACGCTGTTGTCGTTGGTCGCGGCGCAGGCCTCCCGGACGGTGACCCTGCACTGTGCCGGGCTGTTCGTCCCGGGCGATCGTGAACTGGCCCGGATGCCG is drawn from Nakamurella alba and contains these coding sequences:
- a CDS encoding sugar porter family MFS transporter, translated to MSAARRTAGGELPPDVKGSHSKRLGLIAVVVTFGGLLFGYDTGVINGALEPMKADLALTSTTEGIVVSILIVGAAFGALIGGRLSDRYGRRHNILLLAIVFVLGTVGCVLSPNWELLAVFRFILGLAVGGASATVPVYLAEVSPSERRGSLVTRNEVMIVSGQFAAFVINAVIFNVWGENTDVWRYMLLVAVLPAIVLFIGMLRMPESPRWLVSQGRTDEALQVLRQVRSPERAEAEMAEVTALAEEEVEARTGGWSDLGVKWIRRLVLVGIGLGVFQQLTGINSIMYYGTQLLQDSGFSSNGAIIANTLNGLFSVLGITVGIIVMNKIDRRKLLLIGFSLTTTFHLLVGLSALLLPDGTAKAYTILVFVVCFVFSMQGTIGPLVWLLLAEMFPLKIRSFAMGVCVFALWLANAVVALGFPPVVEALGIAPTFFVFCGLGVLALIFIATTVPETRGLSLEEFEEQFSSKHS
- a CDS encoding ABC transporter permease, giving the protein MTTLTPAPGTTLAQHRLPDAPVRPQRFSRLLTVELRKMVDTRSGVAVLGVTFLLVIGILGWLVVRDGSSSWMRFSGVMQFAGMLIPVIGLLGITSEWSQRTALTTFTLSPRRGRVLLAKFVASVALAMAVFVVVIGLAVAAVYIDAMISGGTADMTGFGDSLRSMAILTVLQVTMALGFGALVAQTAVAVVTYFMAPTVVLILSDQLLGENAKWLNVFQTYDRLSSGNPWVDLGPTVVSVLLWVVLPITAGVVRSMRREVK
- a CDS encoding sensor histidine kinase, which gives rise to MDDARTRWWVRAWSKVSGPRGRDIFVVTVSAISTLLQTLALLDIGRLGGGWAMAAVILTSNAIATVALWWRRRFPLLVTSVAAATALLGTAFVPLGLGLMTIAVQRRDRVLVVYSAIAALAFSTDGLWRSGWQPQQLVGGAVAATMCALFGAYVGVRRDLLASLRERADRAERERELRAEQARVSERARIAREMHDVLAHKVSLIALQAGALEVNPDRPPEKIEETAGLIRSTARATLEDLRGVLGVLRSDADSDAPLAPQPGIADLEQLVGQSRAAGVQVDLELGLDPAELTVSDTLGRTVYRVVQEALTNVHKHARGARTRVVVTLDGDRIRIEVTNARPVASGSLLPGSGAGLTGLRERVELAGGTLDAGPAGNGGWRVTALLPVPAADRATISGWPSAS
- a CDS encoding universal stress protein, whose translation is MSVLVAVPDSAEGTAALVAAAQEAEMLGTDLVILNLALKPLDRRTVPAGATVVERSGPADRDPVDAVLDEIAGRTVDRLVIGVRRRSRVGKAFIGSISSRLLMESPVPVLAVKLPVSEHHPG
- a CDS encoding response regulator encodes the protein MIVESADDLEVVAEVGDGADAVGAVQAHRPDLVLMDIRMPRMDGLAATAAVRALPDPPKVIVLTTFDLDDYVFRALQAGAAGFLLKDTPPKDLIAGIRVVAAGEAMLSPGVTRTLIQHFADDSRSDRQHAAAARLTGLTDRETEVLVQLGHGMSNAEIGRTLFMSEATVKTHVSRLLDKVQAGNRVQLAIVAHEAGLLEK
- a CDS encoding ABC transporter ATP-binding protein; this translates as MITATHLTKRYGNYTAVDDVSFECRPGTVTGFLGPNGAGKSTTLRMLTGLTPPTSGTVTIDGRHYTELPNPGRSVGVMLDAAAQHPGRTGRETLKVAASLLDLPRTRADEMLELVGLSGAGKRRVGNYSLGMRQRLGIATALMGDPALLVLDEPANGMDPEGIRWMRGLLRDFADRGGTVLLSSHLLGEVQATVDRLVMIGHGRIVAQGALDELLVGQGAIVRGLEPAGLLAALTGAGLTATPQPDGTLAVDGSPEQVGRVALASGQVIVELREGRAALEDLFFTLTGDQAAVPVAA
- a CDS encoding SigE family RNA polymerase sigma factor, which encodes MPEFEQFVAERGHGWQRYARALTGNDVAAQDLVQSVLLKAYRQWRRITAMEFPDAYVRRMLTSTFLDGKRRRSDSEVLLAELPEPGPAAPDPAIRVTDRDSLRRALATLSDRQRAVVVLRYLEDLPDAEIAAELGCSEATVRSHAAQGRARFRDALLALDHDRTEESL
- a CDS encoding acyl-CoA dehydrogenase family protein, producing MAIREVLRERAHALAHDLLFPSAAAVDAADRLPDEHWSALAGAGLLALAADSDDLGPESFALAGDVLASLAGGCLSTGFLWIQHEGTAMAVARSSLRDRYLPGLVDGSVRSGIALGGLRPGPDQLRVRAVDGGFVLDGSVPWVSGWGMLDVLQVAAVCGDEVVFLLIDAVPSDGLTGTLLSLVAAQASRTVTLHCAGLFVPGDRELARMPLDDWNEMQRWGSPLNGFLALGVAGRCALLLGDEAGDLPDAIVRTRADLLAADPPAVPAARAAASVLADRAAARLAVRTGAASVLRGSDAERLRREAGFLLVFASRPLIRAETMDRLG
- a CDS encoding aldo/keto reductase family protein encodes the protein MEFRYLGRSGLKISAITYGNWITHGSQVEADVATACVKAALDAGISSFDTADVYANGAAEEVLGRALAGERRESLEIFTKVYWPVGPKGHNDTGLSRKHIMEGIDGSLRRLGLDHVDLYQAHRYDVETPLEETIRAFADVVRAGKALYIGVSEWTADQLRAGQHLAKEAGISLISNQPQYSALWRVIEEKVIPTSQELGISQIVFSPVAQGVLSGKYLPGAALPAGSRATDSKGGANFIRDHLNDEKMTAVQRLVPIAEEAGLTLPQLAVAWVLQNSNVASAIIGASRPEQVAENVKAVGVNLSLDTLTAIDDLLEDVAVRDHTRTAADAPHTRPA